The DNA segment GGGAACCCATTTACCTTGAGCGTATCAGCATTTATGTCATGGGACAAGCTTAATGGATCAAACTCTGACTccgaattttgataaattttcttcaacatcttcatttctaaacttcaatatattatgatatgattaataatgttatcaatttgttacatttTAGAATCTAAGATGTCAACGCTGTAATAATAAACTAACATGATACGTTATATCACCATTTCAAGAAACAAACTTGTATGCAAAATAATGTTAAAACTGTCCGGCATGAGGAATATAACAGCTGAGAAAAATTTAACACAACAATAccagaaaattttaagttatctTTATGTCTCGTAGAAGTCGGGCAGCCATCGAGCCGTATCTTCTTGCATACCATTCACTAAGCTTCCCATCAGGGAGTCTTGTCACCAGGAGATCATCAACCGAAGAACTAATTTCAGTCTTGTTAACTTGGTCGTCAATTCCCCAATCCGTTTTCTCCTGCTTCTCTGTGCAAACTGCACTGTCTGCCGTAACAGGTGGGGGCTTTAGTCCCATAATGAAGAGTTGAATACTCGGATGTTGGTACTTACTGTCCATCTCCATGAAATAAGTAAGAGTTCCGAAACAAAGTAAGTTAGAAGAATATCTTATCCGAGGCTCAAACCTGTCGATAGAATCAAGAATAGAAGAGTTTTGACATGTTTCGCTAGAAAATAAAAGGGGGGGGGGAGGCCTCCTTGAATTGGTCATCAGAATATCAATACACATTTATTAACCAAAAATGATCGTACCGGCTGTTCACAGCAGTGGTCTCTGAGTTGACATCAAGAACGACAGAAAATAAATCTTGAGCGTTTCATTTCACATTCAAAAAGTGGATAAATTGTGTACCTTGGCTTTTGAGACAATCTTCACTTCAAAGAAATTTTTCCAGGTCAGAAGCATCTGCTCGTGGACACTAGTAGAACGGATCTCATGACCCAACTAAACGGAACGTTTAAAGCAACAATGAGTTCCATCGCTGAATAAATCAATTTCAAACGGAAAATCAGAAAAGGTATCATACCATAATTGTGGTTTTGGGGCCTGATAATGTGATTATTGTCTGCAATAAAGGTCCCACGAGATGCTCCGCGTAAACCTTAAAAGGCAAAATCAGTACACCACATTTGCAACTATTCCACAAAAAGCGTTACGTTACTACAAGAATATATGCATCTGGAGAACTTACAAcatctgtaccaataacatagtcAAATGGTGGACCAACAGCTTTTATATGATCTTCATTTCCCCAGTCCAACTCCACAACCTTAATTGATCCAAATGAATCTAAAATAATCATGCTACCAATGTGAGATAAAGAGTACAACCTGTCATTAATTTCTACAATAGCATTGCTAGGTAATTGTCAAATAATTCCGCTATTACTTAAGCGAAATTGTTGTGTCAAGATTTGTTATGGCACATTGGTGggcaaaagaaaaaatatatatgaaaaatgaaTCGGGTAAACTAAATTAGAAGAGCTGAAAAAAGGGAACCTGAACAAGAATTCATCTGCAATATCCTTGAAGTATTGCGTTCTACATTTCtcctcaacaatggcacaacctCGATTTGGTCTGTAGAAACTACATCACATCCCAGCAATGCCATTCCTGGAAATCACAGTGGAGTCAGATTCAGCACGGTCTGAACAAATAATGCAGAATCATAAAAGACCTCCCCTATAAATATAACCTGACCATGAGTGTTAAATGTACAGAATTAAAAACTCACCAAACCCCGCTACTCCACAACCTGCTCCAAGTTCAATAACGCGCTTTCCTTTAAGTTTAGACGGGCAAAACCTTCCCTTTCTGCAATTCTTTTCCTAAACAATGAAAGAATTTTGCACCGTGAATTTCAATACAGAAGAATagttggaaaaattttaaaaatacctttTGTGGTGTAAAACCGGGAGACTTTCGGGTCAAACAAGCAAAACCATATAAACTGGGTACAAATTTTCACAATTGGT comes from the Gossypium hirsutum isolate 1008001.06 chromosome A06, Gossypium_hirsutum_v2.1, whole genome shotgun sequence genome and includes:
- the LOC107961621 gene encoding protein N-lysine methyltransferase METTL21A, coding for MEAERLNSPSTSVITFELLGHQLHFSQDPNSKHLGTTVWDTSMVFAKFLEKNCRKGRFCPSKLKGKRVIELGAGCGVAGFGMALLGCDVVSTDQIEVVPLLRRNVERNTSRILQMNSCSDSFGSIKVVELDWGNEDHIKAVGPPFDYVIGTDVVYAEHLVGPLLQTIITLSGPKTTIMLGHEIRSTSVHEQMLLTWKNFFEVKIVSKAKMDSKYQHPSIQLFIMGLKPPPVTADSAVCTEKQEKTDWGIDDQVNKTEISSSVDDLLVTRLPDGKLSEWYARRYGSMAARLLRDIKIT